One Echeneis naucrates chromosome 1, fEcheNa1.1, whole genome shotgun sequence DNA segment encodes these proteins:
- the cd7al gene encoding cd7 antigen-like isoform X1: MMTGSHIPQCLAFLWLITQTTFVHSDLQFLERHEGESVVLTCVIDQRDRSPFGFYLKRSWLHPASVLFMYTQNEFTAHNDSNKRRLSISGDPSNHNVNVTISQLVAADTDRYTCEFVVDIPSSEDEHINGSTEFFLFVTPDASEPVSMTLVETCAGGSVVLPCYPPVGENSAVEGVSLKRQRGSDPVEVLYHSKRHRPSSASHFPAERVRLSSEPGPGGITYNLTLLQLQPEDSARYSCQLLVPGRSDSSTSLGRRVIFVSVQGIDCGCSNYVTLLYVLSAVVIVFIILGGFVIYKTHLGKARRSVKSHPQAPIYEEMVGVQSPRQKVASHILEEMETSEYRNCPAKRPSSENHYESPIGGFCPRT; encoded by the exons ATGACTGGATCCCACATCCCACAGTGCCTGGCCTTCCTGTGGCTCATCACACAAACGACATTTG TGCACAGTGATCTTCAGTTCTTGGAGAGGCATGAAGGGGAATCTGTAGTCCTGACCTGTGTGATTGATCAGAGGGACCGCTCTCCCTTTGGCTTTTACCTGAAGCGCAGCTGGCTGCATCCAGCCAGTGTGCTGTTCATGTACACCCAAAATGAATTCACTGCACACAACGATAGTAACAAGAGGCGCTTAAGTATCAGCGGAGACCCGAGCAACCACAATGTGAATGTAACCATCTCTCAGCTGGTGGCCGCCGACACAGACCGATACACTTGTGAGTTTGTTGTGGACATCCCTTCCTCTGAAGACGAGCACATAAACGGGAGCACTGAATTCTTCCTCTTTGTGACGCCTG ATGCCTCTGAGCCGGTGAGCATGACTTTGGTTGAGACATGTGCCGGGGGCTCTGTTGTGCTCCCTTGTTACCCCCCGGTTGGGGAAAACTCGGCTGTGGAGGGGGTGAGCCTGAAGCGACAGAGGGGCTCTGATCCTGTGGAGGTCTTGTACCATTCAAAGCGTCACCGTCCGAGCAGCGCTTCTCATTTCCCCGCTGAGAGGGTCCGTCTGTCCTCGGAGCCTGGCCCCGGTGGCATCACCTACAACCTCaccctgctgcagctccagccGGAGGACAGTGCCAGGTACAGCTGCCAGCTGCTCGTACCTGGCAGGTCTGACAGCAGCACCAGTCTAGGGAGGAGAgtaatttttgtttctgtgcaag GCATCGACTGTGGCTGCTCCAACTATGTCACTCTGCTGTATGTTCTGTCTGCAGTGGTCATCGTCTTCATCATCCTTGGTGGATTTGTGATTTACAAA ACTCATCTGGGTAAAGCACGCCGGAGCGTGAAGTCACACCCACAAGCACCAATCTACGAGGAGATGGTCGGGGTGCAGAGCCCTCGGCAAAAAGTGGCCTCTCACATTCTGGAGGAAATGGAAACTTCTGAGTACAGAAACTGCCCCGCAAAGAGACCCAGCTCTGAAAATCATTATGAAAGTCCAATTGGGGGTTTCTGTCCCAGAACCTAA
- the cd7al gene encoding cd7 antigen-like isoform X2, producing the protein MTGSHIPQCLAFLWLITQTTFVHSDLQFLERHEGESVVLTCVIDQRDRSPFGFYLKRSWLHPASVLFMYTQNEFTAHNDSNKRRLSISGDPSNHNVNVTISQLVAADTDRYTCEFVVDIPSSEDEHINGSTEFFLFVTPDASEPVSMTLVETCAGGSVVLPCYPPVGENSAVEGVSLKRQRGSDPVEVLYHSKRHRPSSASHFPAERVRLSSEPGPGGITYNLTLLQLQPEDSARYSCQLLVPGRSDSSTSLGRRVIFVSVQGIDCGCSNYVTLLYVLSAVVIVFIILGGFVIYKTHLGKARRSVKSHPQAPIYEEMVGVQSPRQKVASHILEEMETSEYRNCPAKRPSSENHYESPIGGFCPRT; encoded by the exons ATGACTGGATCCCACATCCCACAGTGCCTGGCCTTCCTGTGGCTCATCACACAAACGACATTTG TGCACAGTGATCTTCAGTTCTTGGAGAGGCATGAAGGGGAATCTGTAGTCCTGACCTGTGTGATTGATCAGAGGGACCGCTCTCCCTTTGGCTTTTACCTGAAGCGCAGCTGGCTGCATCCAGCCAGTGTGCTGTTCATGTACACCCAAAATGAATTCACTGCACACAACGATAGTAACAAGAGGCGCTTAAGTATCAGCGGAGACCCGAGCAACCACAATGTGAATGTAACCATCTCTCAGCTGGTGGCCGCCGACACAGACCGATACACTTGTGAGTTTGTTGTGGACATCCCTTCCTCTGAAGACGAGCACATAAACGGGAGCACTGAATTCTTCCTCTTTGTGACGCCTG ATGCCTCTGAGCCGGTGAGCATGACTTTGGTTGAGACATGTGCCGGGGGCTCTGTTGTGCTCCCTTGTTACCCCCCGGTTGGGGAAAACTCGGCTGTGGAGGGGGTGAGCCTGAAGCGACAGAGGGGCTCTGATCCTGTGGAGGTCTTGTACCATTCAAAGCGTCACCGTCCGAGCAGCGCTTCTCATTTCCCCGCTGAGAGGGTCCGTCTGTCCTCGGAGCCTGGCCCCGGTGGCATCACCTACAACCTCaccctgctgcagctccagccGGAGGACAGTGCCAGGTACAGCTGCCAGCTGCTCGTACCTGGCAGGTCTGACAGCAGCACCAGTCTAGGGAGGAGAgtaatttttgtttctgtgcaag GCATCGACTGTGGCTGCTCCAACTATGTCACTCTGCTGTATGTTCTGTCTGCAGTGGTCATCGTCTTCATCATCCTTGGTGGATTTGTGATTTACAAA ACTCATCTGGGTAAAGCACGCCGGAGCGTGAAGTCACACCCACAAGCACCAATCTACGAGGAGATGGTCGGGGTGCAGAGCCCTCGGCAAAAAGTGGCCTCTCACATTCTGGAGGAAATGGAAACTTCTGAGTACAGAAACTGCCCCGCAAAGAGACCCAGCTCTGAAAATCATTATGAAAGTCCAATTGGGGGTTTCTGTCCCAGAACCTAA